The Chloroflexota bacterium region GGCGGGCTCGCTTGCAACCGACCGCTTTGGTGACCAGCGAGAGAATTTCACCGCCCTGCTCTTTCAGACTGAAGACGTTGTGTATTTTGCTGGCAAATTCAGAGAGCCGCTTGCGGTAATCATAGCTTTGTCCCTGCAAGGCCTTACCGATAGTGATAAACAGGTAGTTGCGCAATTTATAAATCAATATGGCGACAAATACAGCAAGTGCTGTAGCCAGGGTGGTAGCAGTCGGGTCAAACTTGAAGCCGAGCACGCTATTAAGAATGACGAACAAAAGCCCGTAGCAGACAACACCGATGATTGCCAGGCTTACCCATCCCAAACCACGTCGCAAAACGATTTTGATGTCAATTAACTGATGTCTGACAACCGCGTAGCTGAGGACGACGGCCACTATAATACTGCCAAAATGAGTTACGGCATATTCTCTTCCCCAGGGGAGGAGGGCAAGTAAAGTGAAGAGTATAAAAACGAATAGCCCAAGCATTAAAGAAAAGATTTGATTGCGCAGCGCTGGATTATCTAGAACCCTCAGCATTCTACCGAAAACATAGGTCGTTCTGGCTGCCAGGGCCAAGAGGGGAAGAGCTGGAAAGATGATTCCCTCTCCATAATTAAGATAAAGCTTGTCACCGTTGAGAACAGTAACCCCCTCGGCGACATAACCCATTACTACCAGTACGCTAACTGCTATCAGCGAAGTGTAGGCGAGTGGTAACCATCGCCCCTGGCCGGGGGCATAGAAAGAAGAAATAAAGACGTGGAATTGAACGGCCGTCCAAATATAAGTAATGAGAATAAGCTCAAGAAAAGGAAGGTTATATTGCGGGAAGATATTGCTGCGTAAGAAGACACTGGTGAGGCTCCATATCATGGCAGCGATTAGGAATAAGACGAAAAGCCTATGATTCTTATGCCAGGGACGGCTGCTCAACGTGGTTATTAACAGCGGGATATATGCAATTACTGCGATTACCGGGAATAGGGCGTAAATATTCATTATGAGGTAATTATTACGTCAATCAATAGGACTGTCAAGCGAAACTAAAGTCGTTTGACCAAAGTGAGGTGGACTAAAGTACTAGCGGACAGCTGCCGTCTCGCTCGTGGTATCAGCGCCAACCCTGACCACCTCTGCCGGTTTCTCTGCCAGGAGCTCAAGCACTCGCTGGGACGGATTTATATGTGGCGGCTTGAGGTGTGCCAGGTCGGCACCTTCGGCCCGCCGTTGCTCGGTGAAATGGGCGAAGGCTCCGGGCGACAGCACATTTACTTCAACCTTGAAGTCGATCATTGCGGCAAAGTCATCACGATACAGTGCTGCGGTATCTTTATTCTGGCTGTCCGACCTCAGTATCTGTTCCCGTACGGCGGCGGCAATTTCCGCCTCGCTGCCCTGATAGCCGTTTTTCAACTCGATATAGAGACTGAGCACCGGCTGTCCTTCCTTTTTGAAGGCGCTCCAGTCCTCATAAGCAAAGCCCGTGTTCTCAATTGCCTGCCAGATTGTTTTCTCGGTCAGCCGGACAAAGACGAAATCAAGCAGGTCATCGGCGCGCCGCTCAAATGCCATCTGCGGAATCTCAATGCCCAGCCGCTCATTGTGCAGTGAGGTGATGCGAATCATATCCCCGGGACGGTACCTGACCAGCGGCCCGCCGTGGAAGTTAGAGAGCACCATTTCGTAATTCTCACCGGCCTCCACTTCATCAAGCAGAACCGTCTTCGGCTGATATTCAGGGTCGAGGCGCCACTTGAAATGTTCCTTTTCCGGAATAAACTCCAGGAAGTTGAGGCTGGGAACGAAGGTCATGCCCTCGAAGTCCCAGGCCTGCGTGGCGATGATGCCGCCTTCGGTGCCGGCGTATACGTCCAGAGGATACCTTCCCCAGAGTGCCTTGATTTTTTCGCGGTAAATACCGCTATCAAGACCGCCGCTCATGATGCCCTTCACCGACCAGATATCCCTGGGCAGCATCGGCCGTCGTGCCAGTTTGCTCTTGGCCATGCCTTTGGCCAGACGAAACAGTGCTCTGGGCTGGGCAAGCAGGGGGCGGATATCCACTTTGTCGGTTGACTGGCTGAACTTGTTGCCCACCACCACCAGAACCATAGATAGTCCGAAAAAGTAATCGAGCCCCTCGGACAGGGCCTGTTTGAAACCGAGCTTTATTCTATCTTCAAAAGAAAGTTCCTCGGCTTCTTCCAGTGGGGGCAGGTACTGGGTCGGTGTCTGCATACCGAGCATATCCGCCATGGTTCCGGACATGTACGGTCGAGGTGCCACGGTATAAACGATTTTGGGGCGGCCGTTGAGCTGTGAGGTGTCACCCCAGTCCTTGCAGCTGGAGAGCATTCCCACGCCATACATGATTGTGCTCAATTCCTCGGCAAAGACCCGCGTGATTGGTACCCACTTGCACGGGTAATCGCCGGAACGCCCTGAAGTATGCACCCAGAAGGCGGGTTCGGCAGGTAGCGGCGCCTCTCTTTTATCGCTGAGTTCGGGGCAGTAGTCAGCATAGGTTGTCAGGGGCACCTGCTCGCGGAATTCCTCTACCGTTTCCGGTCTGGCGCCGTTCATAATCTTTCTGCCCAGTGTGCACCCGCTGAGCAGCCTTATCTGTTCCAGGAGCAGCCTCTTCTGTATGGCCATAAACTGCTCCAGAGAAAGCCTGAGGTAGCCGCAACACATCTGCCAAAGCTCTTCATTCCTTCCCTGCTGTAAAAGCTCGATCGCTTTCAGCACGAGTCACCTCCCAAGCCAACTTGGCTAAAGTTGACTATGCCACGTATAAGTTAGGTTGGGAAGTGATTGTGTTCTAGAACATAGTTCTATTTTGTCGTGGAAAGAATTGGTTTGAGGATTATAGGTCAGACAGCAGAGAGGAGGGATAGTTAGAGGTTTTTACCCTTGTTGCCGGAGCTGCCAAGCGTCTGCAGTTTCTGGCTCAGCTCCTGAAAGGTTTTGTCCTGAGGCTGTTTGCCCAGTTCGAGTCCGTAACTGAGGAAAAATTCCAGGAAATTGCGCAGCAGTTCCTTCATGCCCGCGGCAAACTGGTTGAATTCCTCTTTATCAACGTAAGCATTGTT contains the following coding sequences:
- a CDS encoding GH3 auxin-responsive promoter family protein gives rise to the protein MLKAIELLQQGRNEELWQMCCGYLRLSLEQFMAIQKRLLLEQIRLLSGCTLGRKIMNGARPETVEEFREQVPLTTYADYCPELSDKREAPLPAEPAFWVHTSGRSGDYPCKWVPITRVFAEELSTIMYGVGMLSSCKDWGDTSQLNGRPKIVYTVAPRPYMSGTMADMLGMQTPTQYLPPLEEAEELSFEDRIKLGFKQALSEGLDYFFGLSMVLVVVGNKFSQSTDKVDIRPLLAQPRALFRLAKGMAKSKLARRPMLPRDIWSVKGIMSGGLDSGIYREKIKALWGRYPLDVYAGTEGGIIATQAWDFEGMTFVPSLNFLEFIPEKEHFKWRLDPEYQPKTVLLDEVEAGENYEMVLSNFHGGPLVRYRPGDMIRITSLHNERLGIEIPQMAFERRADDLLDFVFVRLTEKTIWQAIENTGFAYEDWSAFKKEGQPVLSLYIELKNGYQGSEAEIAAAVREQILRSDSQNKDTAALYRDDFAAMIDFKVEVNVLSPGAFAHFTEQRRAEGADLAHLKPPHINPSQRVLELLAEKPAEVVRVGADTTSETAAVR